In the genome of Nycticebus coucang isolate mNycCou1 chromosome X, mNycCou1.pri, whole genome shotgun sequence, the window TATTAAACAATTAATTTCCATTGattataatattttgttgtaaTCTAAATTAAGCCAATTTGGCCTTCCCAAGACTTAGGTTTGCATATTTAGAAGTTGAGTACTATAGGTCTCCACATGTGTAACCTTGCTACCGCATGGTATGTTCTGATGACTCCAGGTCTTAGACTGAAATATCCCACACATACAAACATCTATTAGTaagcaggcaaaagaaagcctTACTATCTGTTGAAATAAGATCAGAAAAGTCCCtgctctatctttttttttttttttgtagttttggccggggctgggtttgaacctgccacttccggcatatggggctggcgccttactccgttgagccacaggggccgccccctGCTCCATCTTTTTGAGTGCTTTAACAAGAATCTCGTgtatggcggtgcctgtggctcagtgagtagggtgccggccccatacatcaagggtcgtgggttcaaaccccgccctggccaaactgcaacaaaaaatggccgggcactgtggcgggcacctgtggtcccagctactcgggaggctgaggcaaagagaatcgcctaagcccaggagttggaggttgctgtcagctgtgaagccacagcaccctatggagggcgacaaagtgagattctgtctttaaaaaaaaaaaaaagaatcttgtgcAAAAGAAAGTTTCACTTCAAAGTAACAGTTCTGACAGTAAGTCCACTTAATCTGCTTGGGTTAAGGAacaaaaacctttctttttttttttttttttttttggcagtttcagacatacattttattgtttttttataaaagggCAAAAGAGTACATTTTTGAGTAGAAGATTAAAGGAGTGAATCCCCTTTTTAAAGAGGGGTCTTCCAACCCCCATCCCTAAGACTGTAGCATCTGctatacatattaaaaaacaaaaacaaaacaaaagcaaacatgaaACTTATGACCTGGACTTCACCCCACCCCATTATGCCTACCTTTATGACAGAAACATGTATTACAGCTCCCTCTCTGTCCAGCCTGAGCCGTGGCCCCTCCTCTCAGCCCTGTACATATCCATCCACCCCCATGTCCCAAAAGCCTAAGAAGCTTCTGCTTAGAAAAAAGGGCAGACACACACAATCAGAAACGTTCATTGGACCTCCTCCATATGGGGCCCCTGAAACATGCATGCTCTGGCACTTTCCTGGTTCACAGAAGAACATATTACCTTCCCCTCTTGCTGGGCTCCCCCTGTAGCTAGAATACTCTCTGCTTGGTCCCTTGCCCTGAATATCTgggaaatctctctctctctctctctctctcacacacacacacacacacacacacacacacacacacgtgagcACACACCTGCTGCCCATTCTCTCTTTTTGGGAGATTAAGGGATGTATTGACACAACCCCATTCCACCACACCTTAAGGGCAGTAGCCTAAGGTCCTATCTGGGCAGGGTCTAGTGGAAATCCTGAAGGGGGCTATCTAGCCAGATGCAGGTAGACGGGGATAATGAAGGGGGCTTCTAGGTAGTGGCCCCTGCACAGTCAGTGGATGCTCAGGGGTGGGCAGGGTGGCCTCCTGCCCACTCAGACCTGTTCCTTGTGCTTCACATGGACCAGCTTGACATTCTCCGACTCAGTGGAGGGTGGGAGCTGCTCCAGGTGGCAGCCAATCATGAGCCGGTACACAAAGACACCCGCGATGGAGCCCAGGAGTGGAGAGACAATGGGCACCCACCACCAGTGCCGGCCGGTTGTGAAGACTTCAGAACCCCAGCCAGCAATGGCGATGAAAAGGCGAGGGCCAAAGTCCCGGGCAGGGTTGACAGCATAGCCAGAGTTGAAGCCCATAGAAGTGCCAATGACCAGGACTACCAGGCCCACAGTGAAGGCCTCCAGGCCACGGGGGACAGGGTTGTTGTAGGGGTCAACAACCCCACACAGGATGAGGGAGGCTGTGCCTATGAACTGGTCAAAGAAGCCATTGACCATGTCCAAGTGTCCAGAGGGATAGGTGGCAAAAATGCCAGCTGTGCCATTGGGGCCGGAGACTACAAGCTGATTGCTGGCAAAGCTCCAGATTGCATCATAGTACAGCCCCCAAACAATCCCAGCACCCAAGAAGGCTCCCAGAGTCTGAGCCAGGGTGTAGATGGGCAGCTTGATCCAGGGCTCATGGGCCAGGAAGCACATGGCAAAGGTCACAGCAGAGTTCAGGTGGGCCCCAGAGACCTGGCCAGCGATGAGGACGCCCAAGGTGACAGCAAAACCAAAGGCCAAATTGATGGTAAGGAAATTACCATGGGTGCCCCTGCTGAGTATGACCTGGGCCACAGAACCACAGCCAAACATCACGAGAATAAGGGTCCCCAAGCACTCAGCCAGAGCCTGGCGGAACAGCCGGTGGCGGATATGGAGCATCTCCCCGCAGCGGGACACCAGCTCCTTCTGTCGGCCCATGGCGGTGGCAGGCGCAGCGCAGTCGGGCGGGAAGGAGCAGCGGGCGCAGCGAGCTGTGCACAAAAACCTTTCTTATTGACATAGGCatgggaggtgaggggaggggatattatggaaaggaaaggaacttTGGAGGTGAAGAACAAAATGCATTGTGTAATTAAagagatgatttttttattcacTCTGCTGCCTTAAGGAGAATTAATGAGGACGAtctcaaagaaaaggaagggagcctagagtttttttgttttgttttgtttgttttttgagacagagtcttactatgtcacactcggtagagtgtcgtcatggcgacatagctcacagcaacctcaaactcttgggcttaagtgattctcttgcctcagcctcccgagtagctgggactacaggcgctgccacaatgtctggctattttttggttgtagttgtcattgttgtttggcaggtccaggctgagtttgaaccctccagctccggtgtatgtggctggcaccctagctgctgagctacaggcacagagctgggagcctagaattttttttttttttttattgttggggattcattgagggtacaataagccaggttacattgattgcatttgttaggtaaagtccctcttgcaatcatgtcttgccccataaagtgtgacacacaccaaggccccacccacctccctccttccctctttctgttcccccccataaccataattgtcattaattgtcttcatatcaaaattgagtacataggattcatgcttctccattcttgtgatgctttactaagaataatgtcttccacgtccatccaggttaatatgaaggatgtaaagtctccattttttttaatggctgaatagtattccatggtatacatataccacagcttgttaatccattcctgggttggtgggcatttaggctgtttccacattttggtgattataaattgagctgcaataaacagtctagtacaagtgtccttatgataaaaggatttctttccttctgtgtagatgcccagtaatgggattgcaggatcaaatgggaggtctagcttgagtgctttgaggtttctccatacttccttccagaaaggttgtactagtttgcagtcccaccagcagtgtaaaagtgttcccttctctccacatccacgccagcatctgcagttttgagattttgtgatgtgggccattctcactggggttagataatatctcagggttgttttgattggcatttctctaatatatagagatgatgaacattttttcatgtgtttgttagccattcgtctgtcgtctttagagaaggttctattcatgtctcttgcccattgatataagggattgttggcttttttcatgtggattaatttgagttctctatagatcctagttatcaagcttttgtctgattgaaaatatgcaaatatcctttcccattgtgtaggttgtctctttgctttggttattgtgtccttagccgtacagaagcttttcagtttaatgaagtcccatttgtttatttttgttgttgttgcaattgccatggcagtcttcttcatgaagtctttccccaggccaatatcttccagtgtttttcctatgctttcttggaggatttttattgtttcatgccttaaatttaagtcctttatccatcttgaatcaatttttgtgagtggggaaaggtgtgggtccagtttcagtcttttacatgtagacatccagttctcccaataccatttattgaatagggagtctttcccccaaggtatgttcttgattggtttatcaaagattaggtggttgtaaaatgttagtttcatttcttggttttcaattcgattccaagtgtctatgtctctgtttttgtgccagtaccatgctgtcttgagcactatggctttgtagtacagactaaaatctggtatgctgatgcccccagctttatttttgttacagagaactgccttagctatacggggttttttccggttccatacaaaacgcagaatcattttttccaaatcttgaaagtacgatgttggtattttgataggaatggcattgaataggtagattgctttgggaagtatagacattttaacaatgttgat includes:
- the LOC128577436 gene encoding aquaporin-3-like, yielding MGRQKELVSRCGEMLHIRHRLFRQALAECLGTLILVMFGCGSVAQVILSRGTHGNFLTINLAFGFAVTLGVLIAGQVSGAHLNSAVTFAMCFLAHEPWIKLPIYTLAQTLGAFLGAGIVWGLYYDAIWSFASNQLVVSGPNGTAGIFATYPSGHLDMVNGFFDQFIGTASLILCGVVDPYNNPVPRGLEAFTVGLVVLVIGTSMGFNSGYAVNPARDFGPRLFIAIAGWGSEVFTTGRHWWWVPIVSPLLGSIAGVFVYRLMIGCHLEQLPPSTESENVKLVHVKHKEQV